The proteins below come from a single Miscanthus floridulus cultivar M001 chromosome 1, ASM1932011v1, whole genome shotgun sequence genomic window:
- the LOC136470183 gene encoding pentatricopeptide repeat-containing protein At1g77360, mitochondrial-like: MGDFHHTWLKARKVFVRMLSSEGRASVGCDTLLDASDLAKRLCKLIISCRKASALEHELDHSGIRVTPEVAERVLERLDNAGMLAYRFFEWTRRQKRGGCAHTVRSYHTVVVSLAKIRQYQLMWDVVAVMRKEGAANVETFGIIMRKYARAQKFDEAVYTFNIMERYGVAHNLAAFNSLLGALCKSKNVRKAQEIFDKMNNRFSPDAKTYSILLEGWGRAPNLPKMREVYSDMLAAGCQPDIVTYGIMVDALCKTGRVEETVCVVQDMSSRGCQPTTFIYSVLVHTYGVDMRIEDAVATFLDMEKDGIVPDVVVYNALVTAFCKVKKFDNAFRVMDDMEGHGISPNSRTWNIILNTLISLGKDDEAYRVFRSMIKRCKPDSDTYTMMIKMFCENDKIEMALKVWKYMRLKQFLPSMHTFSVLINGLCDKGEVSQACVLLEDMIEKGIRPPGSTFGKLRQLLLKEGRKDVLDFLVEKMKILIQEPLFD, encoded by the coding sequence ATGGGTGACTTTCACCACACTTGGTTGAAGGCACGCAAAGTGTTTGTAAGAATGCTTAGCAGTGAAGGCAGGGCCAGCGTGGGCTGTGATACCCTGCTGGACGCCTCGGACCTCGCCAAGCGCCTCTGCAAGCTCATCATCTCCTGCCGGAAAGCCTCGGCCCTCGAGCACGAGCTCGACCACAGTGGCATCCGCGTCACGCCCGAGGTCGCGGAGCGCGTCCTTGAGCGCCTCGACAACGCCGGCATGCTCGCGTACCGCTTCTTCGAGTGGACGCGCAGGCAGAAGCGCGGCGGGTGTGCCCATACCGTGCGTTCCTACCACACGGTGGTCGTGTCCCTAGCCAAGATCAGGCAGTACCAACTCATGTGGGACGTCGTGGCCGTCATGCGCAAGGAGGGTGCGGCCAATGTTGAAACGTTCGGCATCATCATGCGCAAATATGCCCGGGCACAGAAGTTCGATGAGGCAGTTTACACGTTCAACATCATGGAGAGGTATGGTGTTGCCCACAACCTCGCTGCCTTCAACAGCTTGCTTGGTGCACTGTGCAAGTCTAAGAACGTGCGCAAGGCGCAGGAGATCTTTGACAAGATGAATAATCGGTTCAGTCCTGATGCCAAGACCTATAGCATCTTGCTTGAGGGTTGGGGGAGAGCACCCAACCTCCCAAAGATGCGGGAGGTTTACAGCGATATGCTTGCCGCTGGTTGCCAACCTGACATTGTCACATATGGTATCATGGTCGATGCACTATGCAAGACAGGCCGAGTCGAAGAGACTGTCTGTGTCGTGCAGGACATGAGCTCCAGGGGATGCCAACCGACAACCTTCATATACAGCGTCTTAGTGCATACTTATGGAGTTGATATGAGGATTGAGGATGCTGTTGCAACATTTTTGGATATGGAGAAGGATGGGATTGTGCCTGATGTTGTTGTGTACAATGCGCTCGTCACTGCCTTCTGCAAAGTGAAAAAGTTTGACAATGCCTTCAGAGTCATGGATGACATGGAAGGCCATGGAATCTCCCCCAATTCAAGGACCTGGAACATCATCCTAAATACTTTGATTAGCCTTGGAAAGGATGATGAGGCATATAGGGTCTTCCGCAGCATGATTAAGCGCTGCAAACCAGACTCTGATACTTACACCATGATGATAAAGATGTTCTGTGAGAATGATAAGATAGAGATGGCACTGAAGGTATGGAAGTATATGCGGTTGAAGCAGTTCTTGCCGAGCATGCACACATTCTCCGTGCTGATCAATGGTCTCTGTGACAAGGGTGAGGTTAGCCAAGCTTGTGTCCTGCTTGAAGATATGATAGAGAAGGGCATTAGACCTCCTGGTTCAACTTTTGGCAAACTGAGGCAGCTACTTTTGAAAGAAGGAAGGAAGGATGTGCTTGACTTTCTTGTCGAGAAAATGAAGATCCTCATTCAAGAACCTTTGTTTGATTGA